The genomic stretch CAGAACCTCGCGGGGCGGGCCGCAGGCGACGAGGCGGCCGGCGGCGAGGACCGCCACCCGGTCGGCGTACTGGGCGGCGTGGTTGAGGTCGTGGAGGACGGCGAGCACGCCGACGCCCTCCGCCGCCCGGTCCCGGGCGGTTCGCAGGACCGCGTGCTGGTGGGCGATGTCGAGCGCGCTCGTGGGCTCGTCGAGCAGGAGGTAGCGCGTCTCGCCCGGGCCCGCCTCGGCGTCGAGCTGGGCGAGCGCCCGGGCGAGGTGGACCCGCTGCTGCTCCCCGCCGGAGAGCGTCTGGTAGCGGCGCGCGGCGAGGGCCTCGACCCCGCCGGCCCGCATGGCCCGGAAGGCCGCGTCGAGGTCGGCGGCCTGCCCGGCTCGGTGCGGCGTCCGCCCCAGGAGGACGACCTCCAGCACCGAAAAGTCGAACGGCAGCGTCGACGCCTGGGGCATCACGGCGCGCCGGAGCGCGAGCGTGCGCGGCTCGATCTCCGCCAGCGGCCGGCCCCCCAGCGTCGCGCCCCCGGTGGTGGGCGGGGTCTCCCCTGCGATCACGCGGAGCGCCGTCGTCTTGCCAGCCCCGTTGGGGCCGACGACGGCGAGCACCTCGCCGGGCCGCACGTCGAGGGAGACGTCCGACAGGAGCGTCGCCTGGCCGACCCGGACCGTCGCGGAGGAGAGCGTGAGCATGAGTTAAAGGGCGGGCCGCTGGCGGAGCAGGAGCCACAGGAAGAAGGGCGCGCCGGCGAGGGCCGTCACGATGCCGATGGGGACCTCGACGGGCGCGAGGACGGTCCGCGCGAGCAGGTCCGCGGCGACGAGCAGGAGCGCGCCCGTGAGGGCGGAGGCGGGCAGCAGCGCCCGGTGGTCCGGCCCCAGCCCGAGGCGGACCAGGTGCGGCGCCACCAACCCGATGAACCCGACCAGTCCGGCCGCCGCCGTCGCCACGCCGACCGCCAGGGCCGAGCCGACCACGACGAGCCCCTTGACGCGCTCGGTGCGCACCCCGAGGTGGCCCGCCTCGGCCTCGCCGAGCAGGAGCGCGTTGAGCGGCCGCGCCAGGCGCGGCGCGGCCAGCACGACAGCGCCGATGAGCGGCGCCACGACGGCGAGCGTGCCCCACGTCGCGCCGCCCAGGCTGCCGAGCGTCCAGAACGTCAGGTCCCGCAGCTGGCCGTCGTCGGCGAACAGGACCAGGACGCCGACGCCTGCCCCGCACAGCGCGTTGACCGCGATGCCGGCCAGCAGCATCGTCGCCACCGACGTGCGCCCGCCGCGCGTGGCGATCCGGTAGACCACGGCCGTCGTCGCGAGCCCGCCCGCGAACGCCGCCACGGCC from Rubrivirga sp. SAORIC476 encodes the following:
- a CDS encoding iron ABC transporter permease, producing the protein MSAVASLAPAFDHASDEAPVEGAAALARAAEHRARRVRLALGGLSAALVVACVISVGVGAVRVPPSAVLAALAGALGLDVAGGTAQQEAVLLAIRLPRVLLGVLVGAGLAVSGALMQGLFRNPLADPGLVGVSSGAALGAATAIVLASTVGVTALALGPALVAVAAFAGGLATTAVVYRIATRGGRTSVATMLLAGIAVNALCGAGVGVLVLFADDGQLRDLTFWTLGSLGGATWGTLAVVAPLIGAVVLAAPRLARPLNALLLGEAEAGHLGVRTERVKGLVVVGSALAVGVATAAAGLVGFIGLVAPHLVRLGLGPDHRALLPASALTGALLLVAADLLARTVLAPVEVPIGIVTALAGAPFFLWLLLRQRPAL
- a CDS encoding heme ABC transporter ATP-binding protein, which codes for MLTLSSATVRVGQATLLSDVSLDVRPGEVLAVVGPNGAGKTTALRVIAGETPPTTGGATLGGRPLAEIEPRTLALRRAVMPQASTLPFDFSVLEVVLLGRTPHRAGQAADLDAAFRAMRAGGVEALAARRYQTLSGGEQQRVHLARALAQLDAEAGPGETRYLLLDEPTSALDIAHQHAVLRTARDRAAEGVGVLAVLHDLNHAAQYADRVAVLAAGRLVACGPPREVLTADVVARAFGMTVVVTDHPCAACPLVVPVPDGALPLVPLTLPTLP